In Urechidicola croceus, a single window of DNA contains:
- a CDS encoding methylmalonyl-CoA mutase subunit beta: protein MSNFLFDEFPPVSSKQWKQKIQFDLKGAEYNKTLLTHTNEGISIKPFYHQNERDFLEIPKAKEDFKICQSIFISDEITANFLALDSLKRGATSILFIADEPFNISELLKNINCGIHFQLNFLSEKFSVELANFCLNTSTFINIDIIENHAKSGNWYFNLKQDFEIIKNIKSQIPKNTSLIKVDASLYQNSGANIIQQVAYALAHGNEYLNFLGANIASEIQFNFSVGSNYFFEIAKLRAFRYLWKLLCEEYNFNIEPHLFIQPTFRNKTLYDFNSNMLRTTTECMSAILGGANTICNISYDSVYHKKNEFGERIARNQLLILKEESYFKNASDITTGTYYIESLTKEITEKALIIFKDIEKAGGFLKLLKEGTIQRKIKESADKEQSQFDSQELILIGTNKHPIENEKMNGEIELFPFVKTKPRKTTIEPIIAKRLSEKIEKERLKNEA, encoded by the coding sequence ATGAGTAACTTCTTATTTGATGAATTCCCTCCAGTTTCTTCCAAACAGTGGAAACAAAAAATTCAATTCGACCTCAAAGGTGCAGAATATAATAAAACATTACTTACTCATACCAACGAAGGAATTTCAATCAAACCATTTTACCATCAAAATGAACGTGATTTTTTAGAAATCCCCAAAGCAAAGGAAGACTTTAAAATTTGTCAAAGCATTTTTATTTCTGATGAAATAACAGCAAATTTTTTAGCCCTAGATTCCTTAAAAAGAGGTGCTACGAGTATTTTATTTATTGCTGATGAACCATTTAATATTTCTGAATTACTTAAAAATATTAATTGTGGTATACATTTTCAATTGAATTTTCTATCTGAAAAATTTAGTGTTGAACTTGCAAATTTTTGTTTAAATACTTCAACATTCATTAATATTGATATTATTGAAAACCACGCAAAATCAGGAAATTGGTATTTCAATCTAAAACAAGATTTTGAAATAATAAAAAACATCAAATCACAAATCCCTAAAAACACATCATTGATAAAGGTCGATGCTTCTCTTTATCAAAATTCTGGTGCTAACATTATTCAACAAGTAGCATATGCACTTGCACACGGAAATGAATATTTAAATTTTTTAGGAGCTAATATTGCAAGTGAAATTCAATTCAATTTTTCGGTTGGAAGCAACTACTTTTTTGAAATTGCTAAACTGAGAGCATTTCGATATTTATGGAAACTATTATGTGAAGAATACAATTTTAACATAGAACCACATCTATTTATTCAACCAACTTTTCGTAATAAAACTTTATATGACTTCAATTCAAATATGCTTCGTACAACAACAGAATGTATGAGTGCAATATTGGGAGGAGCAAATACTATATGTAATATTTCTTATGATAGTGTTTATCATAAAAAAAATGAATTTGGCGAACGAATTGCTAGAAATCAGTTATTGATTTTAAAGGAAGAAAGTTATTTTAAAAATGCAAGTGATATTACTACTGGCACTTACTATATAGAATCTTTAACTAAAGAAATTACAGAAAAGGCATTAATAATTTTTAAAGATATTGAGAAAGCAGGCGGTTTTTTAAAACTACTAAAAGAAGGAACTATTCAGCGTAAAATAAAAGAATCGGCTGACAAAGAACAATCTCAATTTGATAGCCAAGAACTGATTTTAATTGGAACAAATAAACATCCAATAGAAAATGAAAAAATGAATGGCGAAATAGAATTATTCCCTTTCGTCAAAACTAAACCAAGAAAAACCACAATTGAGCCAATAATAGCCAAACGATTATCAGAGAAAATTGAAAAAGAACGGTTAAAGAATGAAGCGTAA
- a CDS encoding FtsB family cell division protein: protein MTFKQIKENKLVRFFSNRYLLVFIVFVIWMIFFDENSYLVHQEFDEEIDKLEADKDYYLSEIKSDTKKIKELEDPELLDKYAREKYKMKKENEDIFIIEYDTVKK from the coding sequence ATGACATTTAAGCAAATCAAAGAAAATAAATTGGTTCGATTTTTTAGCAATCGATACTTATTAGTTTTTATAGTTTTTGTTATTTGGATGATCTTTTTTGATGAAAATTCCTATTTAGTCCATCAAGAATTTGATGAAGAGATTGATAAATTAGAAGCAGATAAAGATTACTACCTATCTGAAATAAAATCGGACACTAAAAAAATAAAAGAATTAGAAGATCCAGAGTTATTAGATAAATATGCTCGTGAAAAATATAAAATGAAAAAGGAGAATGAAGATATCTTTATAATTGAATATGATACTGTTAAAAAGTAA
- the udk gene encoding uridine kinase, whose product MLIIGIAGGTGSGKTTVVNQILNQLPDNEVGIISQDSYYKATDNLSYEERTKINFDHPRAIDFELLVNHLMTLKSGDYIDQPIYSFVTHNRSKDTIKTHPKKVIIVEGILIFNNQKLRDLCDIKIFVHADADERLIRRVKRDIQERGRDINEVLSRYQDTLKPMHEQFIEPTKNFADIIIPNDRYNTVAIDIVRTVINEKLT is encoded by the coding sequence ATGCTTATAATAGGTATCGCAGGTGGAACTGGAAGTGGTAAAACTACTGTTGTGAATCAAATTTTAAATCAATTACCCGATAATGAAGTGGGTATTATATCTCAAGATTCATATTATAAGGCAACCGACAATCTATCATACGAAGAAAGAACAAAAATTAATTTCGATCACCCTAGAGCAATCGATTTTGAATTACTGGTCAATCATTTAATGACACTTAAATCTGGTGACTACATTGACCAACCTATCTATTCATTTGTTACCCACAATAGGTCAAAAGATACAATTAAAACACACCCGAAAAAAGTAATTATAGTTGAAGGAATTCTTATATTTAACAACCAAAAATTAAGAGATTTATGTGATATTAAAATTTTTGTTCATGCTGATGCCGACGAACGTTTAATACGAAGAGTTAAAAGAGATATTCAAGAACGCGGTCGAGATATTAACGAAGTTTTATCTAGATATCAAGATACACTAAAACCAATGCATGAACAATTTATTGAACCAACAAAAAATTTTGCTGATATAATCATTCCTAATGATCGTTACAATACAGTTGCAATTGATATCGTTAGAACAGTAATCAATGAAAAACTTACATAA
- a CDS encoding glycosyltransferase family 2 protein — translation MDVKAPNKLQLFTIRFLIIVGVITILNFFYWFLDSELIDNRYLYWALIVSMIYSYCRIFYEWYHYWSISVPKTPEKIKDFKVDILTTYFPGEPYEMTLKTLEAIQNITYPHTTYLCDEANDPFMIEKCKELGVIHVTRDNRIDAKAGNINNALRTKATGEICVILDPDHIPQPDFLDPIIPYFSDPEIGFVQVVQAYYNLGESFVAKGSAQQTFQFYGPMMMTMNTYGTVNAIGANCTFRREALDSIGGHAPGLSEDMHTAMQLFAKGWKSVYVPKILARGLVPSTLTAYYKQQLKWSRGTLELLVSVFPKLFMKFNWRQKIHFGLIPMHYLAGIFYLINFLIPIVSLFGATTPWKGNVLFFSIIIFPVISSIFLVRHYVQRWVMEEEERGFHIVGGLLLISTWWVYIIGLFYTLIRKKVLYLPTPKDGSDKSSWKIIAPNVVIGCLSIMAIIYGLSIDWTPFTFVMSGFAFINAFSMFFTIYFSFHTYKKLSVVDKDFRTRVSTLIYALKVRFWHFRHGVYQYARKVALPSIVLILGLSGYLLNQYNYMQWEGVKPRILKGKKVVYNNALLHNAFNDSSAINSNIEIAQKKYLNDVVGVNFKKGKNWFKDNYVLTRRVLEMDFDKMKSININTIRYQSNNVYDQNVISISKEKEINVIYSFWIPSDINFVEDQEKANQISRNILKKVYSMSAKKNIIGWNLENDVWSNMRKYYSRGDLIKQRIYFINWLRRLVDDIKKIDSNRPLILDVELNSESPYYINDLNKDKVNIDVFGLLVFNSTYLKEFSEYASQNNISFIFNDIAPENLTLIDPILKNGKSVFIRNWQDEYENDKISFDGLINRHGKFNADNYAHFNNYYNQEKLNIEFPLIKIVKPAVPLYEGRMVLYKAVYFEDNQWKYPELDPTELSFEWNLIKLDDYGYPLALKPLGKMPITRFHIPKNYENHRLNLVIKKGDFVQSKMYKLNIPLEN, via the coding sequence ATGGATGTAAAGGCACCAAATAAATTACAACTTTTTACAATCAGGTTTTTGATTATTGTTGGGGTAATTACAATCCTAAATTTTTTTTATTGGTTTTTAGATTCTGAATTGATTGATAATAGGTATTTGTACTGGGCTTTAATTGTTTCAATGATTTATTCATATTGCCGCATTTTTTATGAATGGTATCACTATTGGAGTATTTCTGTCCCAAAGACTCCTGAAAAAATAAAAGACTTTAAAGTAGATATACTTACAACTTATTTTCCTGGTGAACCATATGAGATGACATTGAAAACTTTAGAAGCAATTCAAAACATTACATATCCACATACAACTTATTTATGTGATGAAGCCAATGATCCATTTATGATTGAAAAATGCAAAGAACTAGGTGTGATTCATGTTACTAGAGATAATAGAATTGACGCTAAGGCTGGGAACATTAATAATGCTTTGAGAACTAAAGCAACGGGTGAAATTTGTGTTATACTTGATCCTGATCACATTCCTCAACCAGATTTTTTGGATCCAATTATACCATATTTTTCTGATCCTGAAATAGGTTTTGTACAAGTAGTTCAAGCGTATTATAATTTAGGTGAATCATTTGTTGCGAAAGGTTCAGCTCAGCAAACATTTCAATTCTATGGTCCTATGATGATGACTATGAATACTTATGGAACTGTAAATGCAATTGGAGCAAATTGTACTTTTAGGCGAGAAGCATTAGATTCTATTGGAGGACATGCACCTGGACTTTCTGAAGATATGCATACTGCAATGCAATTATTTGCCAAAGGATGGAAATCAGTTTATGTACCTAAAATATTGGCTAGAGGCTTGGTTCCTTCAACACTTACTGCATATTATAAACAGCAATTGAAATGGTCGAGAGGTACCTTAGAATTGTTAGTTTCAGTTTTTCCAAAGTTGTTTATGAAATTTAATTGGCGTCAAAAAATTCATTTTGGATTGATTCCTATGCATTATTTAGCAGGTATTTTTTATTTGATTAACTTTTTAATTCCTATTGTTTCACTATTTGGTGCAACTACACCTTGGAAAGGAAATGTATTGTTCTTTAGTATAATTATATTTCCGGTTATAAGCAGTATTTTTCTTGTAAGACATTATGTACAACGATGGGTTATGGAAGAGGAAGAAAGAGGTTTTCATATTGTTGGAGGCTTATTACTGATAAGTACATGGTGGGTTTATATTATTGGGCTTTTTTACACTCTTATTCGGAAAAAAGTTTTGTATTTACCAACACCAAAGGATGGAAGTGATAAAAGTAGTTGGAAAATAATAGCACCTAATGTTGTTATTGGATGTTTGTCAATAATGGCCATAATATACGGATTGAGTATTGATTGGACACCATTTACATTTGTGATGTCTGGATTTGCATTTATAAATGCATTTTCAATGTTTTTTACCATTTACTTTTCATTTCATACCTATAAAAAACTATCTGTTGTTGATAAAGATTTTAGAACTAGAGTTTCTACATTAATTTATGCATTAAAAGTCCGATTTTGGCATTTTAGGCATGGTGTTTATCAATATGCTCGAAAAGTTGCTTTACCTTCTATAGTTTTAATTTTAGGATTGTCAGGTTATTTATTAAATCAATATAATTATATGCAATGGGAAGGAGTAAAGCCTAGAATTTTAAAAGGGAAAAAAGTTGTGTATAACAATGCACTATTACATAATGCTTTTAATGATAGCAGTGCTATAAACTCAAATATTGAGATTGCACAAAAAAAGTATTTAAATGATGTAGTGGGGGTAAATTTTAAAAAAGGTAAAAATTGGTTTAAAGATAATTATGTGCTTACACGAAGAGTTTTAGAAATGGATTTTGATAAGATGAAATCTATAAATATTAATACGATTCGATATCAATCAAACAATGTTTACGATCAAAATGTGATTTCAATTTCTAAGGAAAAAGAAATAAATGTAATTTATAGTTTTTGGATTCCTAGTGATATTAATTTTGTTGAAGATCAGGAAAAGGCAAATCAAATTTCTAGAAATATTTTAAAAAAGGTATATTCTATGAGTGCTAAGAAAAATATTATAGGATGGAATTTGGAAAACGATGTTTGGTCAAATATGCGCAAATATTATTCGCGTGGAGATTTAATAAAACAGCGTATTTATTTTATAAATTGGTTAAGAAGATTAGTTGATGATATTAAGAAAATTGATTCAAACAGACCGTTAATTTTAGATGTAGAATTGAATTCCGAAAGCCCTTATTATATCAATGATTTAAATAAAGATAAGGTAAATATAGATGTTTTTGGTCTTCTGGTGTTTAATTCGACTTATCTAAAAGAATTTAGTGAATATGCTAGCCAGAATAATATTTCTTTTATTTTTAATGATATTGCTCCAGAAAATCTTACGTTAATTGACCCAATTTTAAAAAATGGTAAGAGTGTTTTCATTAGGAATTGGCAGGATGAATATGAGAATGATAAAATTTCTTTTGATGGTTTGATCAATAGGCATGGAAAATTTAACGCTGATAATTATGCTCACTTTAATAATTACTACAATCAGGAGAAGTTAAATATTGAGTTCCCATTAATTAAAATTGTGAAACCTGCTGTGCCATTATATGAAGGTAGAATGGTGTTATATAAAGCGGTTTATTTTGAAGATAATCAATGGAAATATCCTGAATTAGATCCAACTGAACTTTCATTTGAGTGGAATTTAATAAAGTTGGATGATTATGGTTACCCCTTAGCATTAAAACCACTTGGAAAAATGCCAATTACACGTTTTCATATTCCTAAGAATTATGAAAACCATCGTTTAAATTTAGTGATAAAAAAAGGAGACTTTGTACAATCAAAAATGTATAAACTTAATATACCTTTAGAGAATTGA
- a CDS encoding MBOAT family O-acyltransferase — MLFNSFDFLFFFPIVVIIYYLLTHKYRIIWLLIASYFFYFYWEPSLVLLLFTSTLIDYYCGIKIHESEKEKLRKRYLYLSIFINLGLLFSFKYLGFFTETMQQVLQFFGIEISTVNKMQSYSIKEILLPIGISFYTFQTLSYSIDIYRKKINPEKNFIKYALYVSFFPQLVAGPIERADRLLPQFYKKININTEYIKRGIIMMAWGFFLKLVVADRIGVYVDTVFNSPSSFKGLPLLIGSYFFTFQIYFDFSAYTTIAIGAAKVMGFDLMQNFNRPIFAKSMAEVWQRWHISLIKWLRDYLYKPLSETKLGRHWKVLIVFFIIGLWHGADWTFVIWGLINGLFLVLEVATNKFRRRFIKKMKPYINPLIFQFAWWLIIFHFVVFSLIFFRAQSLNEALEYVYNIGKIENLRINILRDYFELFLSFLLILFVQIIHYFKGNDKIYELVTKRPIIIRWGIYLMFIIVIVLFSINRQNNFIYFQF; from the coding sequence ATGTTATTTAACTCATTTGATTTTTTATTTTTCTTTCCTATTGTTGTAATAATTTACTATTTACTCACTCATAAATACCGAATTATTTGGTTATTGATTGCAAGTTATTTTTTCTATTTTTATTGGGAGCCTTCATTAGTTTTGTTACTATTTACCTCTACACTAATTGATTATTATTGCGGTATAAAGATTCACGAATCCGAAAAAGAAAAACTTAGAAAAAGATATTTATATCTAAGTATTTTCATAAATCTAGGATTACTATTTTCATTTAAGTATTTAGGTTTTTTTACCGAAACAATGCAACAGGTTTTACAGTTTTTCGGAATTGAAATTTCTACTGTTAACAAAATGCAATCATATAGTATAAAAGAAATATTATTACCTATTGGTATTAGTTTTTATACTTTTCAAACCCTAAGTTACAGTATCGACATATATAGAAAGAAAATCAATCCAGAGAAAAACTTCATAAAATACGCACTATATGTTTCCTTTTTCCCACAACTAGTTGCAGGACCAATTGAAAGGGCCGATAGACTTTTACCTCAATTTTATAAAAAAATAAATATTAATACTGAATATATTAAACGAGGTATTATTATGATGGCTTGGGGATTTTTCTTAAAACTTGTTGTTGCAGATAGAATAGGAGTTTATGTAGATACTGTTTTTAATTCACCATCAAGCTTTAAAGGACTACCGCTCCTAATTGGGAGTTATTTTTTTACATTTCAAATTTATTTTGATTTTTCGGCATATACTACAATTGCTATTGGAGCTGCAAAAGTGATGGGGTTTGACTTGATGCAAAATTTTAATAGACCAATTTTTGCCAAAAGCATGGCTGAAGTTTGGCAAAGATGGCATATATCATTAATTAAATGGCTGCGAGACTATTTATACAAACCCTTATCAGAAACTAAACTTGGTCGTCATTGGAAAGTTTTAATCGTTTTTTTTATAATTGGTTTGTGGCATGGTGCTGATTGGACTTTTGTTATCTGGGGACTAATTAATGGACTCTTTTTAGTTCTTGAAGTGGCTACTAATAAATTTAGAAGAAGATTTATAAAAAAAATGAAACCATACATTAATCCACTGATTTTTCAATTTGCTTGGTGGTTGATAATCTTTCATTTTGTAGTTTTTTCATTGATATTTTTCAGAGCCCAATCGCTCAATGAAGCATTAGAATATGTTTATAACATTGGTAAAATTGAAAACTTGAGAATTAATATTCTAAGAGATTATTTTGAATTATTTTTAAGTTTTTTATTGATTCTCTTTGTTCAAATTATTCACTACTTTAAGGGTAATGATAAAATATATGAATTGGTTACCAAAAGGCCAATTATAATTAGATGGGGTATCTATTTAATGTTTATTATTGTAATTGTATTATTTAGTATTAATAGACAGAATAACTTTATATATTTTCAATTTTAA
- a CDS encoding UDP-glucuronic acid decarboxylase family protein: MKRILVAGGAGFIGSHLCERLVNEGHYVVCLDNFFTGNKKKVEQLLNNPRFEIAKHDVIEPYFNEVDEIYNLACPASPIHYQVDPIKTIKTSVLGAMNMLGLAKKTNAKILQASTSEVYGEPEVHPQYEEYWGNVNPIGKRSCYNEGKRCAESLFINYHSQHQTKIKIIRIFNTYGPKMDINDGRVISNFVIQALKGKDITIYGDGKQTRSFQYVDDLVEGMIRMMNTDDSFTGPVNIGNPEEYTMLELVSFIIEMTQSKSKLIFLPLPEDDPKRRRPNIELAKKELNNWEPKIKLREGLIKTINYFEKII, translated from the coding sequence ATGAAAAGAATTCTAGTTGCTGGCGGAGCTGGTTTTATTGGCTCTCACTTATGTGAGCGCCTAGTAAATGAAGGTCATTATGTTGTTTGTCTTGATAATTTCTTTACAGGTAATAAGAAAAAAGTTGAACAATTATTAAATAATCCTCGATTTGAAATTGCCAAGCATGATGTTATTGAGCCTTATTTCAATGAAGTAGATGAAATCTACAACCTAGCTTGCCCTGCCTCTCCGATTCATTATCAAGTTGATCCAATTAAAACAATTAAAACTTCAGTTTTAGGCGCAATGAATATGCTAGGATTAGCAAAAAAAACAAATGCAAAAATACTACAAGCCTCTACAAGTGAAGTTTATGGTGAGCCTGAGGTACATCCACAATATGAAGAATATTGGGGGAATGTAAATCCGATAGGCAAAAGGTCTTGTTACAATGAGGGAAAACGATGTGCTGAATCACTTTTTATAAATTATCATAGTCAACATCAAACAAAAATAAAAATTATTAGAATATTTAACACTTATGGCCCTAAAATGGACATTAATGATGGAAGAGTAATCTCAAATTTTGTTATTCAAGCATTAAAAGGGAAAGATATTACAATTTATGGAGATGGAAAACAGACAAGAAGTTTTCAATATGTAGATGACTTAGTTGAGGGAATGATTCGCATGATGAATACTGATGACTCTTTTACTGGACCTGTAAATATTGGAAATCCAGAAGAATACACAATGCTTGAACTAGTTAGTTTCATAATAGAAATGACTCAATCCAAATCAAAACTTATCTTTCTACCTCTTCCTGAAGATGATCCTAAAAGACGAAGACCAAATATTGAATTGGCAAAAAAAGAACTAAACAATTGGGAACCAAAAATAAAATTGCGCGAAGGACTAATCAAAACAATAAATTATTTTGAAAAAATAATTTAA
- the trxB gene encoding thioredoxin-disulfide reductase, translated as MSDTIEKIKCLIIGSGPAGYTAAIYAARADMNPIMYTGMQMGGQLTTTTEVDNYPGYPKGTDGTMMMEDFKTQAERFGTEVRFGLVTKVEFSDKVGGVHKVIVDETKEIEAETVIISTGATAKYLGLESEQRLIGGGVSACATCDGFFYRKQDVIVVGAGDTAAEEATYLANICNKVTMLVRRDEMRASKAMQHRVNKTENIEVLYNTELDEVLGETVVEGVRVVNNQTQVKHKIAVTGVFVAIGHKPNTELFKGVLDMNETGYLITKGKSTKTNLPGVFAAGDVQDHEYRQAVTAAGTGCMAALDAERYLGALE; from the coding sequence ATGTCAGATACAATTGAGAAAATAAAATGTTTAATTATTGGTTCAGGTCCAGCAGGATATACAGCTGCAATTTATGCTGCCCGTGCAGATATGAATCCGATAATGTATACAGGAATGCAAATGGGAGGTCAATTGACTACAACAACAGAAGTAGATAATTATCCAGGTTATCCAAAAGGTACTGACGGTACAATGATGATGGAAGATTTTAAGACTCAGGCAGAGCGTTTTGGAACAGAAGTTAGGTTTGGATTAGTTACTAAAGTTGAATTCAGTGATAAGGTTGGTGGTGTTCACAAGGTAATTGTTGATGAAACTAAAGAAATAGAAGCAGAAACAGTAATTATTTCTACTGGAGCAACAGCTAAATATTTAGGTTTGGAAAGTGAACAACGTCTAATTGGTGGTGGAGTTTCGGCCTGTGCTACTTGTGATGGTTTTTTCTATAGAAAACAAGATGTTATTGTTGTAGGAGCAGGTGATACTGCTGCTGAGGAAGCAACTTATTTAGCAAACATCTGTAATAAAGTAACAATGCTTGTTCGCCGTGATGAAATGCGTGCTTCAAAAGCAATGCAGCATCGTGTTAATAAAACTGAAAATATTGAAGTACTATACAATACAGAATTGGATGAGGTTTTAGGAGAAACTGTTGTTGAAGGTGTTCGAGTTGTAAATAACCAAACTCAAGTTAAACATAAAATTGCCGTGACAGGAGTTTTTGTAGCAATTGGGCACAAACCAAATACTGAATTGTTTAAAGGTGTTTTGGATATGAATGAAACTGGTTATTTAATTACGAAAGGGAAATCTACTAAAACAAATTTACCTGGAGTTTTTGCAGCAGGAGATGTGCAAGACCATGAATATCGTCAAGCAGTTACAGCTGCAGGAACTGGTTGTATGGCGGCTTTAGATGCTGAGCGTTATTTAGGTGCTTTAGAATAA